The following coding sequences are from one Mytilus trossulus isolate FHL-02 chromosome 8, PNRI_Mtr1.1.1.hap1, whole genome shotgun sequence window:
- the LOC134727657 gene encoding FMRFamide peptide receptor frpr-18-like, with product MNINTTCVDNMTNVQSPDRSDYLILQVETVRLIRNICYLGITPFLVIVGLILNSLCFMLFCRIGNKSSTVIMLFAITVTDVFTLVNGGLNSVFYASQTYEVPFTKNQQRLTAPIYSTYLNSLPGRIGNFIIFLISLERLFCVLQPLKIRMYSTKRNSYIAVCVAFILPATSSIPNLFLYNTEKVYSNTTGQFTTVLRATSYGKDKDLTNAVYITQEILWRYIPVIGVTVASSITAMLVLLNAKRRLVMAKASIKSRPESQTMNKESQVTRMLLVVTAVFVLCQLPGTILRMIINIHPDMNPMRYLNNVYEVAFPITYVMLVINSVVNFIIYYNTSTIYRTKIRQMFNWSPSEKMKSTYSMSNSHTNCSFIPDHTANDF from the coding sequence ATGAATATCAATACGACGTGCGTAGACAATATGACAAATGTTCAATCTCCAGACAGATCAGATTATCTGATACTCCAGGTAGAAACAGTACGATTAAttagaaatatttgttatctTGGAATAACACCATTTTTGGTAATCGTCGGACTAATTCTGAACTCACTTTGTTTTATGCTGTTTTGTAGAATAGGGAACAAATCTTCAACTGTTATTATGTTATTTGCAATAACTGTCACAGATGTTTTTACATTAGTAAATGGAGGACTCAATTCTGTATTTTATGCTTCACAGACGTACGAGGTGCCTTTCACTAAAAACCAGCAGAGACTTACAGCCCCCATATACTCTACATACTTGAATTCTCTTCCTGGAAGAATCGGAAACTTCATTATATTCCTTATTTCACTGGAGAGGCTTTTCTGCGTATTGCAGCCACTGAAGATTCGTATGTACTCGACGAAACGGAACTCATATATAGCTGTATGCGTGGCGTTCATTTTACCAGCAACCTCCAGTATACCGAATCTGTTCCTTTATAATACTGAAAAAGTGTATTCAAATACCACAGGTCAGTTTACAACCGTTTTAAGAGCAACGTCTTATGGTAAGGATAAAGATCTAACAAATGCAGTATATATAACACAGGAAATTCTATGGCGTTATATACCTGTCATAGGAGTTACTGTCGCAAGTTCAATCACCGCTATGTTAGTATTACTAAATGCTAAACGTCGTTTGGTCATGGCTAAAGCTAGCATAAAATCCAGGCCAGAGAGTCAAACTATGAATAAAGAAAGCCAGGTCACAAGAATGCTGTTGGTTGTAACTGCCGTGTTCGTTCTTTGTCAACTACCAGGTACTATATTACGTATGATAATAAACATCCATCCTGACATGAATCCTATGCGGTACTTAAACAATGTATACGAAGTTGCTTTCCCGATAACGTATGTTATGTTAGTCATTAATTCTGTCGTGAATTTCATCATCTATTACAATACGAGCACTATATACAGGACAAAAATAAGACAGATGTTTAACTGGTCTCCATCTGAGAAAATGAAGAGCACGTATTCAATGTCAAATAGTCATACCAACTGTTCATTTATACCTGATCACACTGCGAATGACTTCTAA